One Vallitalea pronyensis genomic region harbors:
- a CDS encoding ABC transporter permease → MVRSLINTKKKTKTTRWLKTIKQQYQLLIIGIPFLIYTLTFAYVPLAGWVMAFTNYKPSPNTSMLDNFVGLKNFERLFSNEVFLRSLRNTIAMGALDIVLGTVFAVFLALMINEVKNRGLKKITQTVSYMPHFLSWVVASSIILGVMSVDGGELNELLLFLRIIDEPINWIGMEQYFWFVSTTSQIWKESGWTAIIYLSAITAISMDMYEAAKIDGANRFQAIRFITLPSLMPTIKIMFIINVGNLLNQGFEKQYLLGNSSVINFAEVIDTYVIRYGIGQGNYSFATAAGLFKSVVGIILIITANKISKKATGEGVF, encoded by the coding sequence ATGGTACGGTCGTTAATCAATACCAAAAAAAAAACAAAGACAACTAGATGGTTAAAAACCATTAAACAACAATATCAGCTGTTGATTATAGGCATACCCTTCTTAATATATACCCTAACATTTGCATATGTGCCATTAGCTGGCTGGGTGATGGCTTTTACGAATTACAAGCCGTCACCAAATACAAGTATGTTGGATAATTTTGTAGGATTGAAGAATTTTGAAAGGCTGTTTTCCAATGAAGTATTCTTAAGATCCTTGAGAAACACCATTGCTATGGGAGCACTTGATATTGTCCTTGGTACAGTGTTTGCGGTGTTCTTAGCCTTAATGATTAATGAAGTTAAGAATAGGGGGCTAAAGAAGATAACACAAACAGTCTCCTATATGCCGCACTTTCTATCATGGGTTGTTGCATCGAGTATTATTCTTGGCGTCATGAGTGTCGATGGTGGTGAGCTTAACGAATTGTTACTTTTTTTGAGAATTATTGACGAACCCATCAATTGGATAGGTATGGAACAATACTTCTGGTTCGTATCAACGACTTCTCAGATATGGAAAGAATCAGGTTGGACTGCTATTATATACTTATCGGCTATTACTGCCATATCGATGGATATGTACGAGGCTGCCAAAATCGATGGTGCCAACCGCTTTCAGGCCATACGATTCATTACACTTCCTAGTTTGATGCCTACAATTAAGATTATGTTCATTATAAATGTAGGTAATCTGCTTAATCAAGGGTTTGAAAAACAGTATTTACTTGGTAATAGCTCCGTTATTAATTTTGCAGAAGTCATTGATACGTATGTTATTCGATATGGTATAGGGCAGGGGAATTATTCTTTTGCTACAGCAGCAGGATTGTTTAAGTCGGTGGTTGGCATCATCCTTATCATTACAGCTAATAAAATTTCCAAAAAAGCAACTGGAGAGGGGGTATTCTAA